The Apibacter raozihei DNA segment TAATAGACTCTTACGCAATTATTAGTGAGATCCGTTTTTAGATTATTGAATTTACTTTTATTTTTAGCTAAATATTCTTTATTTTCCTCCAGTTCATCGGCTGCACAACTAAAAGGATTTTCTCCTTTAAGATGATGATCCGAATAGGAAATATAATCGTTACTGTTTTTAATTTTACCTAACTCAATATTTCCAAGTTCATTGCTGGAAGATACGCCTATAACCTCATTTTTATAAAAACTAAAAGATACAACAGAGGTCTTATTCCCTTTTATAATTCCTCTGTAATGTGTACCGGGAGTATAGTTTATTTTTTCTCCATTATGAGTATTGGCTGAGAAATCGGGAGTTAATATCTCTGTTTTATACAGTTCTACAGTAATCATATTTCCATTATACGGAAACTCTATTTCTAACTGTTCCGGTTGTTCTTTTACCAATTGTTCTAACCGGAATTCGCGTAGAGATAAGATAGTAGCATCAGGAGAAACAGTTTTAAACTTACTTTTTTTTTGAGAAGTAATACTTTCAGAAAATAAAGAATATTTAATAAACTCTTTATTTTCTGAATGCAATTCTTTGATTTTATTTGAAATTATAACCTCTTGGCTAAACAAAAATAAAATGTTTAATGAAAATAATAAGCGAATAATAGTTTTCATATATATAATATTTTAATTATCTTATAAAGATATAAAATATTTTGATAAAAATATTATACAGCTAAAATATATTATTATATTAAGTTAATTATAATAAAAGAGTGTTTATTTTAAGAAATAAAAAATATTGGGTTACTTTATAGATCTAAAATTCCTTCCGGTAATTTCATGGAAATATATTTTTCTTCCCTGTGCACTTCAATAATCCAATCATTAATAATTGGGATAAGTATTTCTTTATCTTCAGATAGCCTGACAAGAAATAATGCTTGTGGACCTTGGGCGTTAATTTCAATAATTGAACCTATCAGATGGTGAGCATCATCATATATATTGAAATTTATAACTTCATGGTAATAAAATTGTTTGCCATCAAGTTTTGGAAGAGTGCTTAAGGGTAAGTATAAGTCACAGCCGATCATAGTTTGAATATCCAAGGATGAATCTTCAAATTTAATCCTTAGAGATAAATTACCTAGGGGCTGACACTCATTAATAAAAAAAGGAACCGGCATTCCATTAAAATCAACGTATACCGATTCCAAATTATTGTAGGCTTCAGGTTCATCGGTATCTAATTTGACTACCAAATGCCCCTTTAATCCATGAGTTCTGGTGATTGTGCCTAAGTAGTAACAATCTTTTAACTGCATGTATTAAGCTTGAGTTTCTTCATTATTTTCAGTAGCAGCTTCATCTTGAGCGATGATAGTTTCAACTACTTCTTCAGCGTCATTAGCCTCTTCAACTTTTTGTTGAGCTGCTGCACGAGCTTCGCTTACTTTTTTCTCAGCTTCATGTTTATCTTTCTTAGCCTGTTGCTGAGAAGAAGATAAATGGTCTTTTTTAGTCTGAATAGATTTTTCTTTGTCTTCTAACCAAGCTTGAAATCTTTTTTCAGCTTCTTCTGCAGAAAAAGCTCCTTTTTTTACTCCACCATTAAGGTGTTTTTTCAATAGAGCTCCTTTGTAAGAAAGAATTGCTTTAGCGGTATCTGTAGGCTGAGCACCTTTTTCTAACCAGCTAACTGCCTGGTCTACATCTAACTCAATAGTTGCAGGGTTAGTAGTAGGTACATAAATACCTAATTTCTCAATGTTTTTACCGTCTCTTTTAGCTCTAGAGTCAGCTACAACAATGTGAAATACAGGTTTTCCTTTTTTACCGTGTCTTTGTAATCTAATTTTTACTGCCATATTTTTAATTTTGTGGGAACCCGTCCCAGTTATATTTTAAGTTTGCAAATATACTAATTTGTTTGGTTATTACAACCTAATTTAAATAAATGCATTAGCTATATTTTATTTTTCTTTTTTAAATAAGCATCCCAACCCTGAGCAGTAAGAGGAATAGATTCAGTATTTCCTTTTGTTATCAGAACATTATTTTTTTCGGTAGTGGCATGGCCAATGATACTGAAATTAGGATTATTTTTGATTTTATCTAAATCATTTATAGATATGGTAAATAAAAGTTCGTAGTCTTCTCCACCGTTTAGAATTCCTGTTACAGGATTAATCCCAAATTCTTCAGCTGTAGTAATGACCTGATTATCCATAGGGACTTTATCTTCGTAAATAGTAAATCCTACATTGCTTTGATCTGATAAATGTAAAATTTCTGATGCTAAACCATCGGAAATGTCTATCATAGATGTAGGAAGTATATTCATTTCTTTTAATAATGTCTTAATATCAGTACGTGCTTCCGGTTTTAGCTGCCGTTCAAGTAAATAAGAATAACCGGCCAAATCAGGCTGCAAGTTAGGGTTCGATTTAAAAGCTGTATTTTCTCTTTCTAATACCTGGAGTCCAAAATAGGCACCTCCTAAATCTCCACTGGCAATAAGCAGATCATTAGCCTTGGCTCCTTTTCTGTAAACAATTTCTGATTCATCAGCGTATCCTATGGAAGTTATGTTAATGACTAAACCTAAGTTAGAAGAGGCTGTGTCCCCACCAACCAAGTCGATACGATATCTTTTGCAAGCAGCCTGAATCCCTGAATAAATTTCTTCTAAGGCCTCTACTGGAAAACGGTTCGAGATTGCTATAGATACCATTATTTGTTCCGGTATAGCATTCATTGCAACAATATCACTGATACCCACTACCACGGATTTATATCCTAAATGTTTTAAAGGGGTATAAGTTAAATTAAAATGAACATTCTCTATCAGTAGGTCCGTTGATATTACAACTTTTTTATTTTTAGCGTCTAAAATAGAGGCATCATCGCCAATAGACTGAGAAGTTGATAAATTAATGTTTTCAAAATTTTCAGTCAAATGTTTAATTAAACCAAATTCTCCGTATTCCGAAATTGGTGTTTTATATAAATTTTTATCGTCTAGCATTAATGTTGGTAATAATTGTTTAGCAAGTAATCTGGGGGTAAATTTACAGGTTTTTCCCGATCTTTTACATCATCAATGGTTATTATTTTAATAGTTTCAGAATCTGCCAGCTTTAATATAATAGATTTTAATTCTTCTGTAGGAGCGCACCTTTTTCGACTGTAAGAATCAATCCAGACTCCTTGTGCCTTAGAAGAAGCATGTATAATTCCTTCCGAATCGTAAATATTGTGAAGACACTCGAATATATTTCCATCTTCGGATGTTGCTGTAAACTCTAAGGAAACATATACGGTTTGATCTACCAAAATTTCTTTAAAAAAAACGAAATTTTCTTTGAGCAAAACTGGAGATAAATTTATTTTATTTAATTGTTGAATTCCAAAACCCTGAGAATTGAAAAATGACATTCTTGTCTGGCTGCAAAAATTCATATAGGTGGAATTTCCCACATGTTGATTGGCGTCTACATCAGACCAGCGTACATTAAATTTTTCAATAAATACTCCCATAGAAAAGGCTTTATAGCAAATTTAATGAAATAAAATAAGATTTAAAAATTATTTTAATAGGCTATATATACAACATTACCAATAAATTGAGAAGGGTAAATTTTAGGAGGACGTTCAGAAACTTCCATAGGTTGTCCTGATGATAATAGCCATTTTGCCCCATCTTCAGGACAGTAAAGATAAATATCGCTACGCACTTCTAATGTGCTGTTATTGGTAGGGCATATATGCGGAGCATTACGATCATAAACTATAAACTCATTTTGATTTTTTCTTACTATAACTAATCCGCGGGTACCAGATAAAGGTCCAGCTCCAATATAAGCCCATCCGCCAATACTGGCGAGATTTTGAAATTGCGGTAAATTAAGATCTACAGTCACGTTGATTGAGGAGCTGGGGAAACAACTAATAGTTTTATTCCCATTTTCGCAACCGGAAAAGCAAGTCATTAATGTGAAAATCAATATATAAGGAAATAATTTTTTAATCATAATAAAAAATGTTAAATTTGCATACGGATAATCCGACCCAATAAGTCGGGTTATTTTTTTATTTTAGAATGTACTAATACAAAATTACAAAAAATAAGTATCATGAGTTATGTAACGAAAGAAGGGCTTGAAAAATTGCGTAAAGAACTTGAACAATTAGAACAAGTAGAAAGACCTAAAGTAACGCAACAAATAGCCGAAGCAAGGGATAAAGGTGATTTGTCTGAAAATGCTGAATATGATGCTGCTAAAGAAGCGCAAGGAATGCTTGAAATGCGTATAGCTAAACTTAAAGATATAATCGCTAATTCAAAAATTATAGATCAGTCTCAACTGGATACCTCAAAAGTATCTATCCTATGCACAGTAAAAATAAAAAATATAGCAAACGGTCAAGAGATGAAATATACACTGGTTCCTGACACGGAAACAGATCTTAAAACAGGTAAAATTTCTGTAAATACGCCTATTGCTAAAGGTCTTTTAGGTAAAGAAGTGGGTGAAAAAGCAGAAATAACGCTTCCAAACGGAAATATAATTAACTTTGAGATATTAGATATATCCTTAGATTAATAAGTAAATTAGTTAAGTTATGGCCAGTATTTTTTCGAAAATTATAGCAGGAGAGATTCCTTGTTATAAAATAGCTGAAGATGATAAACATTTTGCCTTCTTAGATGCCTTTCCGGTTGTAAAAGGACATACTCTTGTAGTGCCTAAAAAAGAAATGGATAAATTGTTTGATATGCCTTTAGATGAATATACTGAACTAATGACATTTTCTTATAAAATATCACAGGCGATAGAAAAAGCAGTTCCTTGTTTGAGAGTAGGATTAGCTGTACAAGGTCTCGAAGTACCTCATGCACACATTCACTTAATGCCTTTGAATTCTCCCAAAGACATGCAGTTTTTTGACAAAATTGAACTTTCTCCGGACGAATTTTCAGATATAGCAGACAAAATCAAATCTTATTTATAAAATCGCTGTTTGGTATAGTTTTAGATTATTTAAACAGCTGACTCAACCAGAAAATTAAAATTACAAAAATGGATTTAGGTAAAGAATTTATAAAATATGCAGTGAAACATGAAGGAATTAATAGTCTCACAGTAGACCAATATGTAGTTTCTTCCATGACACCTTATATAACTGAAGAGCGTAAATTAAATGTGGCACAGATGGATGTTTTTTCCAGATTAATGATGGATCGAATTATCTTTTTGGGTACAGGAATTGATGATCACGTAGCTAATATTGTTACTGCTCAGTTATTATTTTTAGAAAGCACAGATGCATCTAAAGATATACAGATTTATGTAAATTCTCCGGGAGGAGGAGTTTATGCAGGTTTGGGAATATATGATACTATGCAGATCATAAAGCCGGATGTTGCTACCATATGTACGGGAATGGCAGCCTCTATGGGTGCTGTATTACTTACCGCAGGTGCAGCTGGAAAAAGATCCGCTTTAAAACATTCTAGAGTGATGATTCATCAACCTTTAGGAGGGGCTCAAGGTCAGGCATCCGACATGGAAATTACTTTAAAAGAAATTTTAAAGTTAAAAAAAGAACTTTATGATATTTTATCAAATCATTCTGGTCAGCCGTTTGATAAAATTGAAAAAGACTCAGACAGAGATTACTGGATGACTTCAGCCGAAGCAAAAGAATACGGATTAATAGATGAAGTTTTAGACAAACGATAATACGTTGTTTTGCTTTATTTATATAACATAATATTAAACAGAAACTTTCGTTTATTTTTATAATAATCAAACGAAAGTTTTTTGTTTTTTTAAAAATATACTCGATGATAAAAAAAATACTGTTTTTATCTACGCTGTGTTACGGATGTTCATTAATGGCACAGGTAAAAATCACAGGAGTAGTAATTAATTCGGATATTCAGCGTCCGGTATCCGGAGCTGTAATCTCTTTGAAAAATACATCCATTCAAACCATTTCCGATAAAAATGGGAATTTTAAAATTGAAT contains these protein-coding regions:
- the clpP gene encoding ATP-dependent Clp endopeptidase proteolytic subunit ClpP — protein: MDLGKEFIKYAVKHEGINSLTVDQYVVSSMTPYITEERKLNVAQMDVFSRLMMDRIIFLGTGIDDHVANIVTAQLLFLESTDASKDIQIYVNSPGGGVYAGLGIYDTMQIIKPDVATICTGMAASMGAVLLTAGAAGKRSALKHSRVMIHQPLGGAQGQASDMEITLKEILKLKKELYDILSNHSGQPFDKIEKDSDRDYWMTSAEAKEYGLIDEVLDKR
- a CDS encoding 30S ribosomal protein S16, with translation MAVKIRLQRHGKKGKPVFHIVVADSRAKRDGKNIEKLGIYVPTTNPATIELDVDQAVSWLEKGAQPTDTAKAILSYKGALLKKHLNGGVKKGAFSAEEAEKRFQAWLEDKEKSIQTKKDHLSSSQQQAKKDKHEAEKKVSEARAAAQQKVEEANDAEEVVETIIAQDEAATENNEETQA
- a CDS encoding HIT family protein: MASIFSKIIAGEIPCYKIAEDDKHFAFLDAFPVVKGHTLVVPKKEMDKLFDMPLDEYTELMTFSYKISQAIEKAVPCLRVGLAVQGLEVPHAHIHLMPLNSPKDMQFFDKIELSPDEFSDIADKIKSYL
- the thiL gene encoding thiamine-phosphate kinase; translated protein: MLDDKNLYKTPISEYGEFGLIKHLTENFENINLSTSQSIGDDASILDAKNKKVVISTDLLIENVHFNLTYTPLKHLGYKSVVVGISDIVAMNAIPEQIMVSIAISNRFPVEALEEIYSGIQAACKRYRIDLVGGDTASSNLGLVINITSIGYADESEIVYRKGAKANDLLIASGDLGGAYFGLQVLERENTAFKSNPNLQPDLAGYSYLLERQLKPEARTDIKTLLKEMNILPTSMIDISDGLASEILHLSDQSNVGFTIYEDKVPMDNQVITTAEEFGINPVTGILNGGEDYELLFTISINDLDKIKNNPNFSIIGHATTEKNNVLITKGNTESIPLTAQGWDAYLKKKNKI
- the rimM gene encoding ribosome maturation factor RimM (Essential for efficient processing of 16S rRNA), producing the protein MQLKDCYYLGTITRTHGLKGHLVVKLDTDEPEAYNNLESVYVDFNGMPVPFFINECQPLGNLSLRIKFEDSSLDIQTMIGCDLYLPLSTLPKLDGKQFYYHEVINFNIYDDAHHLIGSIIEINAQGPQALFLVRLSEDKEILIPIINDWIIEVHREEKYISMKLPEGILDL
- the greA gene encoding transcription elongation factor GreA is translated as MSYVTKEGLEKLRKELEQLEQVERPKVTQQIAEARDKGDLSENAEYDAAKEAQGMLEMRIAKLKDIIANSKIIDQSQLDTSKVSILCTVKIKNIANGQEMKYTLVPDTETDLKTGKISVNTPIAKGLLGKEVGEKAEITLPNGNIINFEILDISLD
- a CDS encoding acyl-CoA thioesterase: MGVFIEKFNVRWSDVDANQHVGNSTYMNFCSQTRMSFFNSQGFGIQQLNKINLSPVLLKENFVFFKEILVDQTVYVSLEFTATSEDGNIFECLHNIYDSEGIIHASSKAQGVWIDSYSRKRCAPTEELKSIILKLADSETIKIITIDDVKDREKPVNLPPDYLLNNYYQH